ATTCCTTGTGCTTGAAAAAATTCCATTGAGCTTTGAACTTCAGCGCTTCGAGTAGGAGTCAAACCCGCCGTTGCTTTGAAAGATTGATAGGCCCAATACCCTACTTTTTTACCTTCTAGATTGATCACTCGTCGATCTAATACAGAATTAGATTGATATTCCGCTTTAACATTACTACGAGTAGTGGTGCTTCCATCGGGAAGTCGGAAGGTAAATGTATTCGTGATTCCTGGATCAGATGGGCCTAATTTAAAATCATAGCCTCCTGTGGAAGTTTTGTAACTAGAAACGGGCTGCCCGTTGATTTCTACGATCTCCCAACCTCTTTGCCATCCATCTTTTCCAGCAGGTGATTCGCTAAATACGAAGGAAATGTAAAGTTTTTCGTCAGCGGAAAATGCAAAACCAAATCCATGGCCAGCATTTCTTCCGACAAAAGCATTATTGAAAGCTTCCTGTGTGGTCAGGTAAGAAAATCGATCAAGTGGTTTGTAAATGATGGAATTAAGAAATTCCTCATTTGAAGATGCGGATTGGTAATCTGGAGCTGAAGGGAGTTCTTCAGTCCAGAAATACCATTCTTGCATAGATTCATAAATGGCTTTTTTGACTTTGTCTTCTGCCCCGATGGGGCTTGGAGTTTCAGTGGGATCACATGCTGCCAATCCCAAACAAGCCCAAATAATCAACCATTTAATCCGCTTCATATTTCGTTTTTTTGGTAGAAACGATGGAATTACCTAGTAAGGTTTAGATCGCGATGTCATAGACCTTTACCGTTTTCCACATGTGTGAGTATTTTTCAATAAACTCTAAATGTAGAGGGTCGGTTTGGTAGGCGGCCTGAGCTTCTAAGGAATCAAAAAAAAGAGTGCAAGAAACATGAAAGCTATGATCTACGACCTCTCGTTTTTCGGTTGGTGCAGGGGTTCCTAAAATAAACTGAGCGACATCTGCACAACGTCCTAACATCGGAGCTGCGTCGGTCAGAAATTCTTTTAAATCAGACTCTTTATGAAGCCAGAAAAATACTTGATGAATGAGTTTTTGTGCCATAGGTTTAGAATAAGTTAGGTTAATGGGAAGAATTGAGCTTGCACTTATTGCAGTGATTGTTTTTAATGCTTTCCTTCGGGAATTCATATTAATTATTGAAATACTGACAAGTTGAGGTATCTTTCGTGGATAAGGCTTTAAAGATAAACATATAAATTGCTTGACGATAACCGGTCATGGACTTGATAGAAATGATTTTTAACCTTGTTCAATTCAGTAGCAAATGAACTATCGAAAATTAGGAAAAACGGGTTGGGAAGTATCTGAAATCAGTTTGGGAACTTGGCAAGTTGGAGGTGGCTGGGGCCAGGCTTTTGATCTGAAAAAGGCAGAAGAAATTCTGCACACAGCATTTGACCAAGGTGTCAATTTTGTGGATACCGCTGATGTCTATGATGGGGGACTGAGTGAAGCGGCTGTAGGAAAAGTTGTGAGGGAGCGCTCTGAAAAAATCTATGTGGCAACAAAATGTGGTAGAAGAATTCAGCCTCATGTAAATGAGGGATACACTCCATCAAGATTGCGAAAATATGTGGAGGATAGCCTGAGAAATACAGGACTTGAACAAATCGATTTGATCCAACTCCACTGTCCTCCGGGTGAAGTGTACCATCGGGATGAGATTTTTGGACTTTTTGAGGACTTGAAAGCAGAGGGCAAAATCGCCGAAATGGGAGTCAGTGTGGAGCGGATCAATGAAGCAATGACTGCCATGAAACATGAGATTGTTTCGACGATTCAAATCATTTTCAATCTATTTAGACAGCGACCAGCTGAGTTACTTTTCAGCCATGCCGAAGTCAATCAAATAGGACTTATCATTCGTGTTCCTCTAGCTAGTGGATTGCTGAGTGGTAAGATTACACCTCAAACAACTTTTGCCAAAGATGATCATCGCCATTTCAACAGGGAGGGAAAAGCTTTTGATAAGGGAGAAACTTTTTCTGGAGTTCCTTTAGAAAAGGCCTTTCCTGCCATTAAAGAATTGAAAAAAATAGTTGGAGAGCCTCTTTCTGGATTTGCCTTGAAATGGATTTTGATGTTCAATCAAGTGGGGACGGTCATCCCGGGAGCATCCTCAATCTCACAAGTTTTACAAAATATTGAGGCGGCCAAGTTGCCTGACTTAAGCTCGGATCAGATGAAGGAATTAGAGCTTCTCTATAAAGAATATATAAAGTCAGAGGTTCATCACCTTTGGTAAAAAAAAGAGGGCGGTTATTTCTAATCGCCCTCTTTGGTATCCAACTATTGAAATTAATCCTCTTTTTTGGCCATTCTGGCTCTTTCGTTCTCATCCAAGTAAATTTTTCTCATTCGGATGGACTTAGGAGTGATTTCAAGGTATTCATCTTTCTGGATGTATTCCATGGATTCTTCCAAAGAGAATCGCTTTGGAGGTGCGATTCTAACGTTGTCGTCAGAACCCGAAGCACGCATATTGGTTAGCTTCTTACCTTTTTGTACGTTGACTACGATGTCATTATCTCGGGAATGCTCACCGATTACCTGTCCTGTGTATAGATCATCCCCTGGCTCGATGAAGAAAACTCCTCGATCCTGAAGTTTGTCAATCGCATAGGCTGTACAAGGACCGCCTTCCATGGAAATCAAAGAACCATTGATTCGTCCTGGGATTGGGCCTTTGAAAGGTTCATAAGACGTAAATCGGTGATTCATGATTGCTTCACCTTGAGTCGCTGTAAGGACGTTGTTTCTCAATCCGATCAAACCTCTGGAAGGAATCTTGAACTCCAAGTGCTGAAGATCTCCCTTAGGTTCCATGATCAACAATTCACCTTTACGCTGAGTCGCTAATTCGATTACCTTTCCTGCAGTTTCCTGCGGAACATCTACCACAAGGGTTTCAATTGGTTCACATTTTACTCCGTCGATTTCCTTGAAAATCACTTGAGGTTGACCCACTTGAAGTTCGTAGCCTTCTCTTCTCATGGTCTCAATCAAAACTGACAAGTGAAGAATGCCTCGTCCATAGACCAGGAATCGATCTTCTGAATCGGTAGGCTCCACTCGTAGCGCCAAGTTTTTCTCGGTTTCTTTCATCAAACGATCTCTCAAGTGACGTGAAGTCACAAATTTCCCTTCTTTTCCAAAGAATGGAGAGTTATTGATCGTGAAGAGCATATTCATGGTAGGCTCATCGATGGCAATACGTGGAAGCGGTTCTGGGTTTTCTACGTCAGCAATCGTATCTCCGATTTCAAAATCTTCAATTCCATTCACTGCACAAATGTCACCTGCGCTAACTGTTTGAACTTTATTTTTTCCAAGACCTTCGAAGGTGTGCAATTCTTTTACACGCATCTTTTTAATGGATCCGTCTGCTTTGCAAAGGGCGATCTGCTGGTTTTCAGAGATGGTACCTCTTGCAACACGTCCGATTGCAATTCGGCCAACAAAGTTGGAATAATCCAAAGAGGTGATTTGCATCTGAAGGGAGCCTTCAGAAATTTTTGGAGCTGGGATATAGTCTAGGATAGCGTCCAAAAGAGGAAGAATAGAGTCAGTAGGATTTTTCCAGTCAGGACCCATCCAATTTTGCTTGGCAGAACCATACAGGGTTTGAAACTCTAATTGCTCTTCAGTAGCATCAAGATTGAACATGAGCTCGAATACAGCTTCGTGAACCTCGTCCGGACGACAGTTTTCTTTATCTACTTTATTTACTACTACGATTGGAGTCAAACCAAGCGAAAGTGCCTTGCTTAATACAAATCGAGTTTGAGGCATTGGTCCTTCAAAGGCATCTACCAATAGAATAACCCCATCAGCCATCTTCAACACTCGTTCTACCTCGCCTCCAAAGTCTGCGTGACCTGGAGTATCAATGATGTTGATTTTATGGTCTTTGTAGCGTACGGATACGTTTTTAGAAAGAATGGTGATTCCGCGTTCACGTTCTAGGTCGTTGTTGTCGAGGATCAGGTCTTCGAATTGCTGATTTTCTCTGAAGATTTTTGAAGCGTGGATGATTTTATCCACAAGGGTTGTTTTACCGTGGTCAACGTGTGCGATGATCGCGATATTCCGAATATTCTGCATGGTTTGCCTAATTGAAGGCGCAAAAGTAAGAATTTAATTTGGGAGTAAGGTTATCGCCCTGTGAAGTTTCTGAATTTGTAATTCCTCCAGATTAAGGTACTTATCTGAATTTGGTTATAATTTAGTTTCCAAAAAAGATGTTTTTTTAGAAACTAAATCCCTTCGTTCATGACTCGAGTATTTCGATTACTTCCTGTTCTGTTTTTTTTAGCAATGATTCTCTCTTTGTGGAGCTTTGGAATTCAGAATTCTGGTATGGCTGTCATCGGGTTTTTGTTTGCGTTGGGATTAGGGTTTCGAACCAATAATTTTTATAAGGCCTTCAGTTTTCCAGTTTATATTCTAGGAATAGTTTCTCTTGGAATGTATTTCCCCCAGTTTTTTCAAGAAATAAACGGGTTTAGGCTCACGGGATTAATCAATCCCTTGATCCAGGTAATCATGTTTGGAATGGGGGCAACTTTAAGTTGGAGTGATTTTGCAGCAGTGGCAAAGAGTCCAAAAGCAGTTGGATTGGGAATTCTTGCTCAATTTATGGTCATGCCTTTGGTTGGATTTGGACTAGCTACACTTAGTGGGCTTAATCCTGAGGTAGCTGCTGGGATTATTCTTGTAGGAAGTGCTCCCGGAGGAACGGCATCTAATGTGATGGCTTTTTTGGCCAAGGCAAATGTCGCGCTTTCAGTGACGTTGACTTCGATTTCCACACTACTCGCTCCGTTGATGATGCCCATTTTGATGAAAGTCTTAGCAGGTCAATTCATTGAAATCGATGTGTTGAAAATGATGTGGGACATTTTCAAAATTATCCTGTTACCAGTTGGATCAGGTTTGCTGGTTAATCAAATTTGGAAAGGAAAATCTTCTATAATAGAACGCATTTTGCCTATTATTTCAATGATTGGAATCGCCTTGATTATTTTGGTTATTACAGCGGCGGGCAGAGATGGGTTACTTCAAATTGGACCTCTCCTCATCCTTTTGGTTCTTATTCATAATCTTTTTGGATATGGAATAGGCTATGGTTTTTCGCGGTTAATCGGAATGAGTGAAAAGGATTCACGGACTTTAGCCATAGAAGTGGGGATGCAAAACGCTGGCTTGGCAAGTGGACTTTCTGCCATTCTAGGGAAAATTGGAACAGTAGGCCTCGCTCCGGCGGTATTTGGTCCTATGCAAAACGTGACTGGTTCAGTTTTAGCCACTTTTTGGAGTAGAAAAGGATTGAAGAAAAAATAGTTTGATTCGGGGATAATTTTTTCTTTCAAATTTAGTTATAAGCTAAAATAGCCTTGAAATGAAAATCGTCCCTTTACTTTTATTTAGTGTTCTTCTAGTCACCAACGCCCTAGCTCAGGTACAAACTAATGCATCTAAAAAGGCAGGGAAAATAGTGAAAGCAGAGAATTACCTGTCCCTAAGCAATGAAAATGGATATTATGTTTTGCCTCATTTTGGGATGAGGTATGGTTCCTATTCGGATGGAAGTGGGATTCAAGATTTAAGTTTATATTATGGACTTGGATTAGGTTTTCGAAGGCAAAATTTGTCCTTAGAATCAGGATTGTCTTTCTTTCATCATGATTCTAGTCCAACCTATGCTCAAGGTTCCGATCGGATTTTAGAACTCAATGGTACGGGTGCGCCGTATGTGATTTTACCCTTTACTTTCCGATATGATATTCCAACGGGGAAAAAGCAATCCCTAAGAATTGGTGCTTTTTTAAATACCAACCTTGGAATTTTTGGGTTCGAGGAAGAGGTAGTTCGTCGATCGGGTCAAATTCAAACTCAGGGAGGGGAAAGGCTGAATTATTCACTTGATCTTGTGAGTAAAAACCCCGTTTTCTTTAAAACAGGCATACATTCCCGAATTCGAGTATTTAATTCTGGATTTTTAAATCTCGAGCTTGGTCAATTTTTTACCTTGAGCCCAAATCGACAATATGAATTTACATTGGCGAACAACTCCCCTGTACGATTAGCTAGAAGTTGGGAAGGGATTTCTTGGTTAATTGGGGGAATTCTTCCATTAAATGTTTTTGAGAAAAAGCTCAATAAGAAAATTTAATAGGGATTGGCTTCAAAAGAAAGGTTTAAAAATCTCCGCCCAAATTACATAGCCATCTTGATTTAAGTGAAGTTGATCTTTAATATAAAGTTCTGGTCTTGGGCTTCCGTCAGGGTTGGTCAATGCGTTCCAAGTATCCACAAATTGGATATTTTCTTTGGCTTGGCAGTATTCGCTTAGCAGTTGGTTAAAAATCAAATAGTTGGATTTTTTCTCCCAACGAGAAGGACTTGGCTTTGCTCCAATCAAATAGATCTTAGTATCAGGATTGATTAAATGGATTCGAGTTACAATTCGGTCAAGGCTCGAGAGAATCTCCGAAGCGGGGATATCAGCCCAAAGGTCGTTGTCTCCTTCATAAATGAATACTCGAGCCGGTTCATATTTGATCACCAAAGGGAATAAGTGTCGCTCCAAGTCAGAGGCTTTAGAACCCCCAAATCCAGTATTGATTAGGTTTTCACTTGGAAAATTTCCATCTAAATTCTTCCACATGCGAATGGTTGAGCTACCTGTGAAAACGGTAGAACGAGGCTTCCATCCCAAACTATCCCAAGTCGACGAGATTTTACGCACTTCTTGTTCAAAAGGAATTTCTTGACCGAATGAAAGGTGATTCAAGAAAGTAAATAACAGAAGCAGGAGCGAATAATATCTTTTCATAATCTCAAACATAAACCAAAATTTCCCTGAACCAAAACCGTTCATCCCCTGCTCATTTTCGGACATTCCGAGCATTTTTGAAAGTTGTCCATTACTTGCTAAGAAGCGATCAAAATCTTCTTTCTGCCCCAAAAACAATCCTTTTCATCACAAAATCATCTACTCTCTAACCTCCTTGATTTCTTTGGTCGTGTTTTAGCGTTATACTTTTTTAACCCTACCAAATTTCCCTGATATGAATTCAATCTCCCGGTTTTTCTGGTTTTGCAGCGGTGCAAATTTCGCCATCTTGAAGCGGACGCCTACTGAATCAAATAAGTATGTGGGAATCGGAGCCACGGTCTTTTTCACAGGGGTATTGGCAGCACTAGCCGCAGGATATGCCTTGTTCACCGTGTTTCAAAATTTGATTCCTGCGATATTTTTCGGACTCCTTTGGGGTATGATGATTTTTAACCTAGATCGCTTTATTGTATCGAGTATGCGAAAGAAGGAAAACGCTTGGGCAGAGTGGAAGTTGGCCATTCCTCGATTGATATTGGCAGTTTTGCTCGCTTTGGTAATCTCCAAGCCTTTGGAATTGAAAATGTTTGAGCGGGAGATCAATCGGAAATTGGATGAAAAAAAGACTGAGTTTATCGCTCAATCCAAAGCTAACCTTGCAAAGGGATTTCCAGAGATCCAAGAATTAGAAGGTAAAATCGATACCCTTAAAGCGGAGGTTTCCCGAGCTGAGACTTTCAGGAATCAACTCCAAAAAGAATATGATGCTGAGCGATTTGGGGAGAAAACAGCAGGAACTAGCGGGATTGTCGGTCTCGGTACCAATGCAAAGAAGAAAGAACAGCAATTGGATGCTGCTCAGCTTGCATTGGAGAATCTGCGAAAACAAAACCAAGTTCGGATCGATACTTTGGAAGCTCAAATCCGGGAGTTTATGGCTTTACGTCAAGTCGAATTTGAGAAGCAGCAGCCTGGGATTGAGGGGTTTGATGGCTTGGCTGCCCGAATGGATGCCCTTTCGGCGCTAACTTCCGAAAGCTCCGCCATGGCAATGGCCAATGTATTTATCATGTTGCTTTTTATTGCCATTGAGACAGCTCCAATTTTTGTCAAGTTGATCTCCAGTCGGGGACCTTACGATGAACTCTTGGAACTGCACGAAGAGAAAGTGAAGCTTTTCAAGGGTGAAAAATGGATGATTGCCAAAGGGGAATCAGAAGCTCGGGTGGGATATTTTCAGGATACTCACTTTTATGCCACCGATTTAAAGAAGGAAAAAACAAATCGAAAAAACCGAGCCGAAGCCGATCGGGAACTGGCCAAGTGGGAATGAGAAAGGAAAGAAATCAGGGAGTTGTTTTGATTTACGTATGAATTTATTTTTCTTTACGGTGTACTTAAAAATCAACGAGTTATGGACACCAAAATCACATTGTCTTTCAATAAAGACATCATTGACCGAGCCAAGGATTTTGCCGACCAAAATAACATTAGTCTTTCTCGGTTGACGGAGTTTCTCTATGCGCAGATGACTTCCAAGACTTACAAGTCTTTGGAGGAGCTTCCGATTTCCGATTGGGTGAATATGGTGTCTGATGGTGAGGTAGAATATAAGCGCATGCCTTCCAGTCGCAAGGCCATGAAGGATGAGTTCTTCGAAGGCAAAAAATGAGGGTATTTCTGGATGCAAACGTGCTGGTGTCCGTGTTGAATAAGGAATACCCACTTTTTCCGCATTCTGCTCGGATTTTAAGTTTGGCGGATCAGCGGCGATTCCAACTCTACACCACTCCGATATGCTTGGCTATTGCTTTTTATTTTGCGGAGAAAAAATGCGGAACCGCTCAAGCCAAGCAAAAAATGCAGATCCTTTCTTCCAAAATTCACATTGCCTCTGTGGATTCACAAACTGTCTTAGGTGCTATTTCTAATCCAAGCGTCTTAGATTTTGAGGACGGTTTGGAGTACTATTCAGCCATGCAGCATGACTGTAATGCCATCATCACCGAAGATTCTGAGGGTTTTTATTTTTCTGAAATCCCGGTGTATGACTGTCGTAAGTTTCTAGAAGAGGTGGTTTTTTGAATGTGTAACCCTCCAAGGGTTCAAAACCCCGGGAGGGTTTTATTTGCAACCTGATCCAATTGATCCATCGTTCGGCTCACCGATTTCCATTCAGCAAAAGCTATGATCTTAATTAGAATTCTCAAGAATTTTCCAGGATTGATCAGTTTTTTGGCTAAGGCAGAAATGTTTTTGTCTCGATCTTCTATCTGAAAGGCTTTGTTGGGATGGGCATGGTATTCTCCGGCATATTTCCATGCGCCATCCCTGGCGATTTGTATGGAGAAATTGAGGAGCATTTCGTCTTTTCCTTTTGCCAGAGGGATAAGCCAGCCAAAAATTGGAGAGACGATGCTGATATTGGCTTTGACTCCATCTACTAATTCGGCAAGGACTGAATTGATTTTATCGAAATCTCCTTTGATTTCCTGAAGCTCTTTTCCATCCATCGTTTCTGAGGCAGCAATTCCAAGATCCAAATTGATGTGGGCATTGATTCCGAGAAAAAGGTGTTGCAGAATAAGGTGGTTCGAATTTTTACTTGCTTCAAATGCTAATCTCCAGCTTTCAGTAGTTTTTTGGCCTGAAATCCAGCGCTCGTAGGCATCAATAAATCGCTTGGCAAAGAGGATGTCCAACTTTTCCATTCTTGGATTGTCCTCAAATTCTCCGGCCAAAATCCCGTCTCTAACTCGCCTTGTGACCTGGCGATAAAGTATGGCGAAATACCCTATACGGCTTTCCTGTTTCTGACATGCCGAAACAATTTGATCCATTCGGATCAAAACTTCCTCAATTGAATTCATCAAAAATTAAGTAAAAAACTGTTCTAAGATATCCCCGACATAAAAGGCCACTACTGCGGCTAATACACCCAAAGCCACTGTTTCGGTGATGGACCGAGCGGCAGATGTTTGATTCACAATGCTTTTAAGCCAGCCAACAATGAGAAAGGCCAATGTGGTCAAGATACTAGTCCATAAAAAGGTGTTTATTTGGATTGGGAAGAAAAAATCCCAGAGGTAAACCATTAAAGGGATAAATCCAACCAATAGAAAGGAAATGAAGGTGGCCAAGCCGATTTTAAAAGGACTTTTGCTGTCCCGCATCATTCCTAGTTCGTCCTTCATCATTTCAGCTACCCAAAGGTCTTTGTCCGAGCAAATGTGATCGACAATTTTATCCAAAAGCTCACCTTTAAAGCCTTTCTCCCGATAGATGTCGGCGATTTCCTCACGTTCGATTTCGGGTAGATTTTCGATTTCCCAATATTCGATCTTTTCGTGTTTGTCAAAATTGTCTCGCTCGCTTTTTGCGGAAAGGTAAGCCCCAACCGACATGGAAAAACCATCTGCCAACAAATTGGCAAAACCAAGTATGATCAAGATGCCTGGGTCGAGGTTTGCTCCATATCCACCTGCCACGACAGCAAAGGTGGTGACGGCGCCATCGATGCCGCCATATACAAATTCTCTCAGGTATTCTTGTAGTTTCCCAAATCGGGTGTTTTCTAAATGGATATCGGATTCCATACGATTAGTTTAGATTTTTGAGAAAAAAGTTCTTGACATTTTCGCCCATGACGGCTCTAATTTCATCTTCGGTAAAGCCTGCTTGCATCAGTCCTTCTACAATGAGCGGAAGTCCGGTAATGTCGAAAGGAACTGCGACCGATCCATCGTAGTCTGATCCCAATGCGATATATTCAATTCCTACCAAATCACGGACATGTTTGATCGAAGCAATGATATTGGGGAGCTCTGGTTCACCCACCGCCATATCAAAAAATGCAATTCCGATAATTCCCCCATTAGCCGCAATTCGTTGAATTTGTTCGTCGCTTAGGTTTCGTTGAGAATCCAAAACAGCCCTAACGCCTGTATGCGAAACCATTGCCGGTTTGGAAGTAAGGTTGAGCACATCTTCTACAATGGCAGGAGAGGAGTGGGCTAGATCAATAAAAATCCCCATTTCATTCATCTTTCTCACGGCTTCTTTTCCAAATTCCGAAAGTCCCGCTCCATTTTCACCATGTGCTGAGCCTCCAAATTCATTGTCAAAAAAATGAGTAGGTCCAATCATTCTAATTCCGGCTTCATAGACTTTTTCGAGATTTTCTAAATTTCCTTCTAGCGCATGTCCTCCTTCGATTCCCAACATAGCGCCGATCACCTTTGGATTTGTTTTCCTTTCCGCTAAGAGTCGTTCTAGATCTGCTTTGGTCTTGATGAAAATCGCATTTCCCTGCTCTTTTTCTACATATTGTGCTAAGGCTTCACCTTGACTAAGGGTTCGATTGATCAAGCTAAACCAGTTCCATGGGCTTTCTCCTTTAGCAATAGTCAAGGGGGTGATATTGTCAAAAGCATCCTCACTATTGCTTTTCATATTCTGCCCAGCCGGTGATTTAGAAACAA
Above is a window of Algoriphagus sanaruensis DNA encoding:
- a CDS encoding S41 family peptidase, encoding MKRIKWLIIWACLGLAACDPTETPSPIGAEDKVKKAIYESMQEWYFWTEELPSAPDYQSASSNEEFLNSIIYKPLDRFSYLTTQEAFNNAFVGRNAGHGFGFAFSADEKLYISFVFSESPAGKDGWQRGWEIVEINGQPVSSYKTSTGGYDFKLGPSDPGITNTFTFRLPDGSTTTRSNVKAEYQSNSVLDRRVINLEGKKVGYWAYQSFKATAGLTPTRSAEVQSSMEFFQAQGIDELIIDLRYNGGGSVAVAEQIMNYLIQPANSNKLMYTNKLNSVKTSLNSFKNFSKIGSISLNRIVFITSRGSASASELIINSLSPYMEVVLIGDNTYGKPVGSFPLSRYNTILSDNNVELVPITFATANSQGKAEYFEGFPANYTVGDSPNIPWGNPADLRLNAALQYIQTGNVSGRLTREFYKPSWEMIDVFKGLQQEFPAF
- a CDS encoding Dabb family protein is translated as MAQKLIHQVFFWLHKESDLKEFLTDAAPMLGRCADVAQFILGTPAPTEKREVVDHSFHVSCTLFFDSLEAQAAYQTDPLHLEFIEKYSHMWKTVKVYDIAI
- a CDS encoding aldo/keto reductase: MNYRKLGKTGWEVSEISLGTWQVGGGWGQAFDLKKAEEILHTAFDQGVNFVDTADVYDGGLSEAAVGKVVRERSEKIYVATKCGRRIQPHVNEGYTPSRLRKYVEDSLRNTGLEQIDLIQLHCPPGEVYHRDEIFGLFEDLKAEGKIAEMGVSVERINEAMTAMKHEIVSTIQIIFNLFRQRPAELLFSHAEVNQIGLIIRVPLASGLLSGKITPQTTFAKDDHRHFNREGKAFDKGETFSGVPLEKAFPAIKELKKIVGEPLSGFALKWILMFNQVGTVIPGASSISQVLQNIEAAKLPDLSSDQMKELELLYKEYIKSEVHHLW
- the typA gene encoding translational GTPase TypA, coding for MQNIRNIAIIAHVDHGKTTLVDKIIHASKIFRENQQFEDLILDNNDLERERGITILSKNVSVRYKDHKINIIDTPGHADFGGEVERVLKMADGVILLVDAFEGPMPQTRFVLSKALSLGLTPIVVVNKVDKENCRPDEVHEAVFELMFNLDATEEQLEFQTLYGSAKQNWMGPDWKNPTDSILPLLDAILDYIPAPKISEGSLQMQITSLDYSNFVGRIAIGRVARGTISENQQIALCKADGSIKKMRVKELHTFEGLGKNKVQTVSAGDICAVNGIEDFEIGDTIADVENPEPLPRIAIDEPTMNMLFTINNSPFFGKEGKFVTSRHLRDRLMKETEKNLALRVEPTDSEDRFLVYGRGILHLSVLIETMRREGYELQVGQPQVIFKEIDGVKCEPIETLVVDVPQETAGKVIELATQRKGELLIMEPKGDLQHLEFKIPSRGLIGLRNNVLTATQGEAIMNHRFTSYEPFKGPIPGRINGSLISMEGGPCTAYAIDKLQDRGVFFIEPGDDLYTGQVIGEHSRDNDIVVNVQKGKKLTNMRASGSDDNVRIAPPKRFSLEESMEYIQKDEYLEITPKSIRMRKIYLDENERARMAKKED
- a CDS encoding bile acid:sodium symporter family protein: MTRVFRLLPVLFFLAMILSLWSFGIQNSGMAVIGFLFALGLGFRTNNFYKAFSFPVYILGIVSLGMYFPQFFQEINGFRLTGLINPLIQVIMFGMGATLSWSDFAAVAKSPKAVGLGILAQFMVMPLVGFGLATLSGLNPEVAAGIILVGSAPGGTASNVMAFLAKANVALSVTLTSISTLLAPLMMPILMKVLAGQFIEIDVLKMMWDIFKIILLPVGSGLLVNQIWKGKSSIIERILPIISMIGIALIILVITAAGRDGLLQIGPLLILLVLIHNLFGYGIGYGFSRLIGMSEKDSRTLAIEVGMQNAGLASGLSAILGKIGTVGLAPAVFGPMQNVTGSVLATFWSRKGLKKK
- a CDS encoding GDSL-type esterase/lipase family protein, which produces MLGMSENEQGMNGFGSGKFWFMFEIMKRYYSLLLLLFTFLNHLSFGQEIPFEQEVRKISSTWDSLGWKPRSTVFTGSSTIRMWKNLDGNFPSENLINTGFGGSKASDLERHLFPLVIKYEPARVFIYEGDNDLWADIPASEILSSLDRIVTRIHLINPDTKIYLIGAKPSPSRWEKKSNYLIFNQLLSEYCQAKENIQFVDTWNALTNPDGSPRPELYIKDQLHLNQDGYVIWAEIFKPFF
- a CDS encoding DUF4407 domain-containing protein, producing MNSISRFFWFCSGANFAILKRTPTESNKYVGIGATVFFTGVLAALAAGYALFTVFQNLIPAIFFGLLWGMMIFNLDRFIVSSMRKKENAWAEWKLAIPRLILAVLLALVISKPLELKMFEREINRKLDEKKTEFIAQSKANLAKGFPEIQELEGKIDTLKAEVSRAETFRNQLQKEYDAERFGEKTAGTSGIVGLGTNAKKKEQQLDAAQLALENLRKQNQVRIDTLEAQIREFMALRQVEFEKQQPGIEGFDGLAARMDALSALTSESSAMAMANVFIMLLFIAIETAPIFVKLISSRGPYDELLELHEEKVKLFKGEKWMIAKGESEARVGYFQDTHFYATDLKKEKTNRKNRAEADRELAKWE
- a CDS encoding DUF6364 family protein, giving the protein MDTKITLSFNKDIIDRAKDFADQNNISLSRLTEFLYAQMTSKTYKSLEELPISDWVNMVSDGEVEYKRMPSSRKAMKDEFFEGKK
- a CDS encoding type II toxin-antitoxin system VapC family toxin, whose product is MRVFLDANVLVSVLNKEYPLFPHSARILSLADQRRFQLYTTPICLAIAFYFAEKKCGTAQAKQKMQILSSKIHIASVDSQTVLGAISNPSVLDFEDGLEYYSAMQHDCNAIITEDSEGFYFSEIPVYDCRKFLEEVVF
- a CDS encoding DUF5995 family protein, whose protein sequence is MNSIEEVLIRMDQIVSACQKQESRIGYFAILYRQVTRRVRDGILAGEFEDNPRMEKLDILFAKRFIDAYERWISGQKTTESWRLAFEASKNSNHLILQHLFLGINAHINLDLGIAASETMDGKELQEIKGDFDKINSVLAELVDGVKANISIVSPIFGWLIPLAKGKDEMLLNFSIQIARDGAWKYAGEYHAHPNKAFQIEDRDKNISALAKKLINPGKFLRILIKIIAFAEWKSVSRTMDQLDQVANKTLPGF
- a CDS encoding VIT1/CCC1 transporter family protein, coding for MESDIHLENTRFGKLQEYLREFVYGGIDGAVTTFAVVAGGYGANLDPGILIILGFANLLADGFSMSVGAYLSAKSERDNFDKHEKIEYWEIENLPEIEREEIADIYREKGFKGELLDKIVDHICSDKDLWVAEMMKDELGMMRDSKSPFKIGLATFISFLLVGFIPLMVYLWDFFFPIQINTFLWTSILTTLAFLIVGWLKSIVNQTSAARSITETVALGVLAAVVAFYVGDILEQFFT
- a CDS encoding dipeptidase translates to MKKIIVALVVLFILYLIGINTVPQYIESERNPVKTPAPYTVSAEAQALYNRLDFISDLHCDALLWGRSLNERGDRGHVDFPRMREANVSLEMFTIVSKSPAGQNMKSNSEDAFDNITPLTIAKGESPWNWFSLINRTLSQGEALAQYVEKEQGNAIFIKTKADLERLLAERKTNPKVIGAMLGIEGGHALEGNLENLEKVYEAGIRMIGPTHFFDNEFGGSAHGENGAGLSEFGKEAVRKMNEMGIFIDLAHSSPAIVEDVLNLTSKPAMVSHTGVRAVLDSQRNLSDEQIQRIAANGGIIGIAFFDMAVGEPELPNIIASIKHVRDLVGIEYIALGSDYDGSVAVPFDITGLPLIVEGLMQAGFTEDEIRAVMGENVKNFFLKNLN